Genomic window (Terriglobales bacterium):
CCCTGGGGCTCTCCCATTCCGCCGGCGAGAAGCTGGCCAAGCTGCTGCTGGAATGGAGTGGGGGACCGGTGGAGGACCACCGAGAAGCGCGCCTGAAGATGGCGCTGACTCACGAGGAGATCGCGCAGATGATCGGCACCTCGCGGGAAACCGTGACCCGGCTGTTTGCCGAGCTGAAGAAGCGGCAGATCATCCAGCTCAAGGGCTCGACCCTGCTGATCCGCAACAAGGGCGCGCTGCGCAGCCTGGCGACGTCCTGATCGGGGGACCCCCTGCCCTCGCGCGCTGGCGCCCGCCGCCGCGCCGGGTAATCCGTCACTATCTTCCGTGATAACGGTCACAGCTTTCTCCCCTGCTCCGGCCGCAAAGTGGCCTCAGTATGAGTTTCCCACGGGACAGTTGCCAGAGTTGCACCCTCCGCGCCGGGCGCGCTTTCTGCGACCTGCCGCGCGAGACCATGCGGGCCTTCGATACCATCAAGTGCAGCAGCGTCTATCCCAAAGGCTCGATCCTGTTCGTGGAGGGCCGGAATCCGCGCGGCATCTACGTGGTGTGCTCCGGCAAGGTGCGGCTCTCGCTCTGCTCCGACGACGGCAAGAACCTGACCGTGCGCACGGCCGGCCCGGGCGATATCCTGGGCCTGAGCGCCACCATGCGCGATGAGCCCTACGAGGTCACGGCCGAGACCCTGATGCCGTGCCAGGTGGTGTTCGTCCCCCGCAAGGAGTTTCTGCGCTTCCTGCGCCATCACCAGGATGCCTGCCTGCAGGTGATCCAGCTCTTGAGCCAGTACCTGCATTCGGCCTACGACCAGTATCGCGCCCTGGGCAAGGGGCGCGCCCGCCGTCGCCCCGGGCCCTTCGTGGCCGCCTACGCCGCCAACTGAAGGCGACTCCTCATTCGTGTGACCTCGTCTCACGCGCCGGTGGAATGCCCTATTGCGGCCTGGGAGTGTCCTGCCTACAATGTCTTGCCAGCAGGCCCTTGTTTGTTTTTCGAAGTTTGCCAAGGCAGTTGAGGTTGGCACTCCGGCTCGAATCGGCGCCATCCCGGAGTGGCGGTCCTGGAGGATCGCGGAAAGCTCCAGGCCAGGGAGGACGACATGCACCACTCGAGCCGGAGCACTCTGTTTCCGGCGTTCGTGATAGCTGCCCTCTTGATGGCGGCGACGGGGACGGCCGTGCGGGTGCGCGCCGCCGACAAGAAGTCTCCCCAGGCGCCCTCCAGCGCGGCTCCGGCCGACACTTCGCAGTATGTCGGTGCTGACACTTGCAAGACCTGCCACGAAGACATCTACAAGAGCTTTGAGACCACACCGCACTGGAAGACCACGTACGACACCCGCCGGGGGGTCGCGTACCAGGGCTGCGAGGCCTGCCATGGTCCCGGCAAGGCCCACGTGGAGGGGGGCGGCGACAAGAGCAAGATCTTCGTTTTCGAGGGGGCCAAGGCCGAGGAGGTCAGCAAGCGCTGCCTGACCTGCCACGAGTTCGGCGAAGAGCACGCCAACTTCGCCCGCTCCATCCACAGCCGCAACAACGTCAGTTGCATCGATTGCCACTCACCCCACCACTTCAAGCAGGAGCGAGCGCTGCTGAAACAGCCGCAGCCCAAGCTGTGCTACGGCTGCCACCTGAACGTGCGCGCCGACTTCAACCGGCCCTTCCACCACCGCGTGAACGAAGGCCTGATCCAGTGCACCGACTGCCACAACCAGCACGGAGGCTTCCTGAGCACGCAGTTGCGCTCCACCGTGACCCAGGACCAGGTGTGCTTCAAGTGCCATACCGAGAAGGCCGGGCCCTTCACCTACGAGCACGAGCCGGTGCGCAGCGAGGGCTGCGTGACCTGCCACACGCCCCATGGCTCCAGCAACCCGCGCCTGTTGACGCGCGCCTCGGTCAACGTGCTCTGCCTGGAATGCCACACCTTCACCGTGGATTCGGCGGCGCCGGCGATCCCCAGCTTCCACAACCAGGCACAAAAGTACCAGGCCTGCACCATGTGCCACACCCAGATCCATGGCTCGAACCTTGACCACTTCTTCTTCAAGTAGAGGCGGCGCATGAAGAACGACAGGTATCATCCCATCCTGCGAGCCCTTGGAGTGGCGCTGGGCGCCGTGCTGCTGGCGCTGCCGGCCCTGGGGCAAAGCAGCGACCAGCCCAGCGAGGGGATCAATTCGGGCAACTACAACATCCGCCAGTCGGCGGAGTTTGGCGGCCGCATCGCGGATTTCGACGGCAACCAGGGGACTTACAACTCCTTCGTCAATCTGTACAGCGGCCCGCGCCTGCTGGACTATTCGCTGGAGGTGCGCTCCCTCAACCACGAGGGCAGCGTCTTCGATAACCTCACCATCAACACCTTCGGCTACGGGGGAGATCCCAACGCGGTGACCCGCATCCGCGCCTCCAAGAACAAGTGGTACAACTTCACCGCGCTGTTCCGCTACGACCGCAATTCCTGGGACTACGACCTGCTGGCCAACCCCTTGAACCCGTTTCTTTCCAGCCCCTCGGTCCAGATCGGAACCAGCCCCCACACCTTCCAGACCACGCGGCGCATCGGAGACTACGACTTGACGCTGTTCCCACAGTCGCGGGTGCGGGTGCGTCTGGGCTTCTCGCGCACCACCGCCCAGGGGCTCAGCTTCTCGACCATCCATGAAGGCACGGAGGCGCCGACCGATCAGAATTGGGAGACCACGCAAAACAGCTTCCGCATGGGAGTGGATTTCCGCATGCTCCCCCATACCAACCTCAGTTACGACCAGTTCCTCAACTTCTACAAGGGCGACACCTGGTGGGACCTGGACGGCTCGCTACTTCCCAACACGCTGGCGGGCGGGATTCCGGTGAACCTGGGCATCGTCTTCAATACCCCGGCGGGGCAGCCCTGCGCCGTCCCCATCCTGGGCACCGGCTTCGTCAATCCCGCCTGCAATGGTTACTTCTCCTATCTGCGCTCTTCGCCGGTGCGCACCTTCATCCCTACCGAGCAGGTGGGCTTGCAGGGAAGGTACTGGCAGCGGCTGGACGTGCAAGCGCGCTTCAGCTACACCAACTCCGAGGTCAAGGACAACCTGGCGCCGGAACTGTTCACAGGTCTGGTGACGCGCAGCCGCACCCGGGTGGATACGTTTCTGGGAACGGCGGTTTCGCAGCGCATCCAGGGCGCCTTCGACTTCGGGGCGACCGTGCGGGTGACGGAGAAGTTCCGCATCAACGACACCTTCCGCTTCTACAACTACCGCATTCCCGGGTTCTTCAGCGGATTGGACAGCCAGCTCTTCGGGGCGACGCTCTTGTCCAATCCGAACGTCTTCAGTCCGGCGACCTGCCCGCCGCCCTTCACCGCGGCAACGTGTCCGCAGCACAACGCCAGTTCCGGGCCCGACATCACGGTCAGCCTGAGCAACACCATGCTGCAACAGTCGCTGCGGCAGAACACCATCGAACTGGAGTACGACTTCACGCCCCGCCTCGGTATCACCGCGGGCTACCGCTACGAGGCCCGCGATCTCAGCCAGAGCTTTCAGGCGGCGGACGTGGAGACGTTCTTCCCGGGGCCAACCGCGGCGCTGGCCAATCGCGGCGCCTGCGCCGGGCAGCCCTTGAATCCCGACGGCTCCTGCACGGTCATCGTCCCCGACAGTGACCTGAACAAGTTCCCCCTGCAGCAGCACGCCGGACTGTTCGGCATCTGGGCGCGTCCCACGGAGAGCCTGCGGATGAACTTCGACCTGGAGGTCGGCTCGCAATCGCCCGGAGGTCCGACGCGCATCACCCCGCGCAACTTCCAGCGTTACAAGTTCCGCACCACCTACACGCCGGTGCACTGGGCGACTCTGACCGGCACCCTCAACATCCGCGAGTTCCGCAACAACGTCCCCGGTACCAATTATCTGGGACACAACCGCAACTACAGCGTGAGCGCCGCTCTGAATCCGCGGGACTGGCTCGGCTTCGACCTCTCGTACAATTACGACGACGTCAAGTCCGACATCACCATCTGTTTCGTCGCTACGCCGGTTCCTCCCGGGTCGCTGAGTTGCGGTACGCCCTTCCTCTCGGGCACGAGTTTCTACAGCAGCACCCAGCACTTCGGCACCGTCAACGTGATGGTGAAACCGGTCAAGCGGGTCACCGCCTTCGTGGGCTACACCCTCACCAGCGTGGATGGTTCCAGCCTGATCCTGAACCCGATCCAGCCGCCGGGCTCGCTGCGCTTCAACTATCACACCCCCACGGCCAGCGTCCTGGTGGATATCACCAAGCACGTCATCTTCCGCGGGGCTTGGAACTACTACGACTACAACGAGAAGGGGGACTTCGTGCTTACCGATCCGACAGGGTCCTTGCGCGACTTCCACGCCAACGTCGGAACCCTGGCCTTGAGGTACACTTTCTAGCCGACATGATGAACGCACGGGAAGAAGCGGCCGTATCTAAGGAGAAGAACAACCCGGCAGAAGGAACGCCGGCCCCGGGGCGTCGCCGCTTCGTGGAGGTGCTGCTGGGCAGCGGGCTGCTGGCCACTGCCGTCTCGTTCCTCTATCCGGTGTTGCGCTACCTGGTGCCGCCCGCCTCCGCCGATCTGGGCGCGAACACGGTGGTCGCGGCCAAGATCGGCGACCTGAAGCCCAATAGCGGCAAGGTTTTCCGCTTCGGCAACCAGCCCGGGCTGCTGGTGCTGGACTCCAGCGGGCAATACCACGCCATGTCGGCGGTCTGCACCCACTTGAGCTGCACGGTGCAGTACCGCTCCGACCAGCACGTGGTGTGGTGCGCCTGCCACAACGGGGTCTACGACCTCAACGGGCGTAACGTCTCCGGGCCACCGCCCCGCCCCCTGCAACTCTACGACGTGCACGTGCAGGGCGATGAGATCGTGGTCAGCCGGCAGCGGAGCGCGTGAGATGCTGAACCACCTGCGCGGCTGGATCGACGAGCGCTTCGGCTGGAGCCAGCTCACTGCCCCCCTGCGCAAGAAGACCGTCCCCGTCCACTACAACTCCTACTGGTACTACCTGGGCGGGATCACGCTGTTCCTGTTCGTCA
Coding sequences:
- a CDS encoding Crp/Fnr family transcriptional regulator encodes the protein MSFPRDSCQSCTLRAGRAFCDLPRETMRAFDTIKCSSVYPKGSILFVEGRNPRGIYVVCSGKVRLSLCSDDGKNLTVRTAGPGDILGLSATMRDEPYEVTAETLMPCQVVFVPRKEFLRFLRHHQDACLQVIQLLSQYLHSAYDQYRALGKGRARRRPGPFVAAYAAN
- a CDS encoding Rieske 2Fe-2S domain-containing protein, encoding MMNAREEAAVSKEKNNPAEGTPAPGRRRFVEVLLGSGLLATAVSFLYPVLRYLVPPASADLGANTVVAAKIGDLKPNSGKVFRFGNQPGLLVLDSSGQYHAMSAVCTHLSCTVQYRSDQHVVWCACHNGVYDLNGRNVSGPPPRPLQLYDVHVQGDEIVVSRQRSA
- a CDS encoding DmsE family decaheme c-type cytochrome, giving the protein MHHSSRSTLFPAFVIAALLMAATGTAVRVRAADKKSPQAPSSAAPADTSQYVGADTCKTCHEDIYKSFETTPHWKTTYDTRRGVAYQGCEACHGPGKAHVEGGGDKSKIFVFEGAKAEEVSKRCLTCHEFGEEHANFARSIHSRNNVSCIDCHSPHHFKQERALLKQPQPKLCYGCHLNVRADFNRPFHHRVNEGLIQCTDCHNQHGGFLSTQLRSTVTQDQVCFKCHTEKAGPFTYEHEPVRSEGCVTCHTPHGSSNPRLLTRASVNVLCLECHTFTVDSAAPAIPSFHNQAQKYQACTMCHTQIHGSNLDHFFFK